The Thermobifida halotolerans sequence CCCGTTCGGTGTCGGCCGTGCGGCCGGTGGCCCGGTAGTGGACGTTGAGGGTCGCGCCCAGACCGAGCAGCTGGGCGACGACCAGTTCCGCGCGCAGGCGGACATCCGGGGGGTCCAGGCGGGTCGCCACCGCGTCGGTGACCTGGGTGTGGAAGTACTCCCGCACCACCGTGCGCTCGTCCTGGGCACCGCTGGAGAAGACCACGCGCAGCAGCGGGTCGGCCCCGTTCCTCTCGCGCAGTGCGACGAGGGTGCGGACCATGTGCTCGCCGAGCCGCTCCGCCGGGGCGTCGAGCAGCAGCTCGGCGGCCTCCGCGAAGTCCGCCGAGGCGCGCAGCAGGCGTTCCTTGGTGCCGAAGTGCTTGATGACCAGCGCCGCGCTGACGCCCGCGTCGG is a genomic window containing:
- a CDS encoding TetR family transcriptional regulator, whose translation is MNHSSGQQAARTAESSRPAILRAARRAFALHPYADVTIRSIAADAGVSAALVIKHFGTKERLLRASADFAEAAELLLDAPAERLGEHMVRTLVALRERNGADPLLRVVFSSGAQDERTVVREYFHTQVTDAVATRLDPPDVRLRAELVVAQLLGLGATLNVHYRATGRTADTERVVELYAPGVQRLVTPR